The Mustela erminea isolate mMusErm1 chromosome 6, mMusErm1.Pri, whole genome shotgun sequence genome includes a region encoding these proteins:
- the TUBAL3 gene encoding tubulin alpha chain-like 3 isoform X2, which translates to MWCLAAEEPNYSRERECLSIHIGQAGVQIGDACWELYCLEHGIQPDGVVLSSRHDQLKSGNMEHMDASFSTFFCETRAGKHVPRALLMDLDPAVIDGIRAGQRRSLFHPEQLVSGKEDAANNYARGRYSVGSEIIDLVLERIRKLAEQCSGLQGFLIFRSFGGGTGSGFTSLLMEQLSIEYSRKTKLEFSVYPAPRISTAVVEPYNSVLTTHTTLEHSDCTFMVDNEAIYDICHRKLGVERPSYASINRLIGQAVSCITASLRFEGPLNVDLIEFQTNLVPYPRIHFPVTTLAPIISADHAYHEELSVSDITAACFDFSYQLVKCDPRLGKYMACCLLYRGDVVPKDVNAAIAAMKSRNSVQFVDWCPTGFKVGINNRPPMVMPGGDLAKIQRAVCMMSNTTAVVEAWARLDHKFDLMYAKRAFLHWYSREGMEEGEFSEAREDLAALEKDYEEMGQSS; encoded by the exons AGGGAGTGCCTTTCCATCCACATTGGCCAAGCTGGCGTCCAGATTGGGGATGCTTGCTGGGAACTCTACTGCCTGGAACATGGAATCCAGCCAGACGGCGTTGTTCTCAGTAGTAGACACGATCAGCTGAAAAGTGGGAACATGGAGCACATGGATGCGTCTTTCAGTACCTTCTTTTGTGAGACGAGAGCTGGGAAGCACGTGCCCAGAGCACTCCTCATGGATCTGGATCCCGCTGTTATAG ATGGGATTCGGGCCGGCCAGCGCCGCTCACTCTTCCACCCGGAGCAGCTCGTCAGTGGGAAGGAAGACGCCGCAAACAACTACGCCCGCGGTCGCTACTCTGTGGGGTCCGAGATCATCGATCTGGTGCTCGAGAGGATCCGAAAGCTG GCAGAGCAGTGCAGTGGACTTCAGGGATTTTTGATTTTCCGAAGCTTTGGAGGAGGCACTGGATCAGGATTTACATCTCTCCTAATGGAGCAGCTCTCGATAGAATATAGCAGGAAGACGAAATTGGAGTTCTCTGTCTATCCAGCCCCCCGGATCTCCACCGCTGTCGTGGAGCCTTACAACTCCGTCCTCACCACGCACACCACCCTGGAGCACTCAGACTGCACATTCATGGTGGACAACGAGGCCATCTATGACATCTGCCACCGTAAACTTGGTGTCGAGCGTCCCTCTTACGCCAGCATTAATAGGCTGATAGGCCAGGCGGTGTCTTGCATTACTGCCTCTCTCCGGTTTGAGGGGCCCTTGAATGTGGACCTCATTGAATTCCAGACCAACCTTGTCCCTTATCCAAGAATACATTTCCCCGTGACAACCTTGGCCCCCATCATCTCTGCTGACCACGCCTACCATGAGGAGCTCTCTGTGTCTGACATCACCGCTGCTTGCTTTGACTTCTCCTATCAGCTGGTCAAGTGCGACCCTCGGCTGGGGAAGTACATGGCCTGCTGCCTACTCTACAGAGGGGATGTGGTCCCCAAAGACGTGAATGCAGCCATCGCAGCCATGAAGTCCAGGAACTCTGTGCAGTTTGTGGATTGGTGTCCGACTGGTTTCAAGGTGGGCATCAACAACCGGCCACCCATGGTGATGCCAGGAGGGGACCTGGCCAAGATCCAGCGGGCTGTGTGTATGATGAGCAACACCACGGCCGTCGTGGAGGCCTGGGCCCGCCTGGACCACAAGTTCGACCTCATGTATGCCAAGAGGGCGTTTCTGCATTGGTACAGCAGGGAAGGCATGGAGGAAGGCGAGTTCTCAGAGGCCAGGGAAGACTTGGCCGCTCTGGAGAAGGATTATGAAGAAATGGGGCAAAGTTCCTGA
- the TUBAL3 gene encoding tubulin alpha chain-like 3 isoform X1 translates to MRHLISLIIHFPHWLLQAWFLSTVSSITEGPSSCDLQGLLVLTSYGLFQRECLSIHIGQAGVQIGDACWELYCLEHGIQPDGVVLSSRHDQLKSGNMEHMDASFSTFFCETRAGKHVPRALLMDLDPAVIDGIRAGQRRSLFHPEQLVSGKEDAANNYARGRYSVGSEIIDLVLERIRKLAEQCSGLQGFLIFRSFGGGTGSGFTSLLMEQLSIEYSRKTKLEFSVYPAPRISTAVVEPYNSVLTTHTTLEHSDCTFMVDNEAIYDICHRKLGVERPSYASINRLIGQAVSCITASLRFEGPLNVDLIEFQTNLVPYPRIHFPVTTLAPIISADHAYHEELSVSDITAACFDFSYQLVKCDPRLGKYMACCLLYRGDVVPKDVNAAIAAMKSRNSVQFVDWCPTGFKVGINNRPPMVMPGGDLAKIQRAVCMMSNTTAVVEAWARLDHKFDLMYAKRAFLHWYSREGMEEGEFSEAREDLAALEKDYEEMGQSS, encoded by the exons ATGAGACACTTAATTAGCCTTATCATACATTTCCCTCATTGGCTTCTGCAAGCTTGGTTTCTATCGACTGTGAGCAGCATTACTGAGGGACCAAGCTCATGTGATCTTCAAGGGCTGTTGGTTCTAACCTCCTACGGCTTATTTCAGAGGGAGTGCCTTTCCATCCACATTGGCCAAGCTGGCGTCCAGATTGGGGATGCTTGCTGGGAACTCTACTGCCTGGAACATGGAATCCAGCCAGACGGCGTTGTTCTCAGTAGTAGACACGATCAGCTGAAAAGTGGGAACATGGAGCACATGGATGCGTCTTTCAGTACCTTCTTTTGTGAGACGAGAGCTGGGAAGCACGTGCCCAGAGCACTCCTCATGGATCTGGATCCCGCTGTTATAG ATGGGATTCGGGCCGGCCAGCGCCGCTCACTCTTCCACCCGGAGCAGCTCGTCAGTGGGAAGGAAGACGCCGCAAACAACTACGCCCGCGGTCGCTACTCTGTGGGGTCCGAGATCATCGATCTGGTGCTCGAGAGGATCCGAAAGCTG GCAGAGCAGTGCAGTGGACTTCAGGGATTTTTGATTTTCCGAAGCTTTGGAGGAGGCACTGGATCAGGATTTACATCTCTCCTAATGGAGCAGCTCTCGATAGAATATAGCAGGAAGACGAAATTGGAGTTCTCTGTCTATCCAGCCCCCCGGATCTCCACCGCTGTCGTGGAGCCTTACAACTCCGTCCTCACCACGCACACCACCCTGGAGCACTCAGACTGCACATTCATGGTGGACAACGAGGCCATCTATGACATCTGCCACCGTAAACTTGGTGTCGAGCGTCCCTCTTACGCCAGCATTAATAGGCTGATAGGCCAGGCGGTGTCTTGCATTACTGCCTCTCTCCGGTTTGAGGGGCCCTTGAATGTGGACCTCATTGAATTCCAGACCAACCTTGTCCCTTATCCAAGAATACATTTCCCCGTGACAACCTTGGCCCCCATCATCTCTGCTGACCACGCCTACCATGAGGAGCTCTCTGTGTCTGACATCACCGCTGCTTGCTTTGACTTCTCCTATCAGCTGGTCAAGTGCGACCCTCGGCTGGGGAAGTACATGGCCTGCTGCCTACTCTACAGAGGGGATGTGGTCCCCAAAGACGTGAATGCAGCCATCGCAGCCATGAAGTCCAGGAACTCTGTGCAGTTTGTGGATTGGTGTCCGACTGGTTTCAAGGTGGGCATCAACAACCGGCCACCCATGGTGATGCCAGGAGGGGACCTGGCCAAGATCCAGCGGGCTGTGTGTATGATGAGCAACACCACGGCCGTCGTGGAGGCCTGGGCCCGCCTGGACCACAAGTTCGACCTCATGTATGCCAAGAGGGCGTTTCTGCATTGGTACAGCAGGGAAGGCATGGAGGAAGGCGAGTTCTCAGAGGCCAGGGAAGACTTGGCCGCTCTGGAGAAGGATTATGAAGAAATGGGGCAAAGTTCCTGA
- the UCN3 gene encoding urocortin-3 has translation MLKPAHLLLLLLLFPGAPRPGLCQKLYRAKSFFSCINPALSEARRSSLEDVPPLSKRGFPYLPSQDPSSGEDEEKEEEEGKKKRTFPGSGGSSGAGSARYKYLPPAQLKGRPHQEKAKSDRHTKFTLSLDVPTNIMNILFNIAKAKNLQAKAAANALLMAQIGRKK, from the coding sequence ATGCTGAAGCCAGCCCACctcctgctgttgctgctgctgttcccAGGGGCCCCCCGGCCGGGCCTCTGCCAGAAGCTGTACAGAGCCAAGTCCTTCTTCAGCTGTATCAACCCGGCCCTGTCGGAAGCCAGGAGGAGCTCGCTGGAGGATGTACCACCGCTGAGCAAGAGAGGCTTCCCCTACCTGCCCAGCCAAGACCCCTCCTCAGGAGAGGacgaggagaaggaggaggaagaaggcaagaAGAAGAGGACCTTCCCAGGCTCCGGGGGCAGCAGTGGAGCGGGAAGCGCCCGGTACAAATACCTCCCCCCAGCTCAGCTCAAGGGCAGGCCGCACCAGGAAAAGGCCAAGAGTGACCGGCACACCAAGTTCACGCTGTCCCTTGATGTCCCCACAAATATCATGAACATCCTCTTCAACATCGCCAAGGCCAAGAACCTGCAGGCCAAGGCAGCTGCCAACGCACTCCTGATGGCACAGATTGGGCGTAAGAAGTAG